The following are from one region of the SAR324 cluster bacterium genome:
- the ftsZ gene encoding cell division protein FtsZ, with protein MLDLGFANIQPVQSDTPNIKVIGIGGGGGNAINRMVDAGVSGIEFIAANTDLQDLNKSKATFKLQLGRSSTRGLGAGAKPEVGRAAAMESEAQIRESIDGADMVFITAGMGGGTGTGGAPVISRIARESRALTVGVVTLPFNFEASKRRRLAEEGIEELQKHVDTLIIIPNNNLLGIIDQRTSLMEAFSFADDVLRQGIQGISDLITLDGIVNLDFADVRTVMENKGKAVMGTGRASGDKRARRAAERAIQSPLLSDCNIRGARGILMNVVGSETMTLHEVHEASSFIEEQGHEDAVIIWGASINPSLGDEILITVIATGFDNQPSVSTKSSAEEIIKEVPESPIAEEQIPDIKEVEIEPERMVGFEPSEPTIALVTEEEEEVEVEEVNESNTPAIVFTLEPEVIEEEESSFAPEEEPRISFVAETDQAEHLIEKNEIQPEPIPTLSLDAVEEGIPEVADDESKEPPFYSLGGSEVGDEEVEPVIYVAAPTNHFLEERVPLEEPDEAVGQVEAIPTIQKTNAPPDRNEDSVIVETVEPVIAVATASGARIRRPEVVETETTPKEIFNSSAAKKLTDAHKRRSQELKEMSRTTESIVNNVDVTGKTTISTANPTLTAQPTIRGFQNRRDFHKNLDIPTFIRKKLSPPSN; from the coding sequence GTGCTTGATTTAGGATTTGCTAACATCCAACCGGTGCAAAGCGACACTCCAAACATCAAGGTAATTGGAATTGGTGGTGGGGGTGGAAATGCTATAAATCGAATGGTTGATGCAGGGGTAAGCGGTATCGAATTCATCGCTGCTAATACAGATTTGCAGGATCTTAATAAGTCCAAGGCGACTTTCAAACTGCAACTTGGGCGTTCCAGTACAAGGGGACTTGGTGCGGGTGCGAAGCCGGAGGTGGGTCGTGCAGCTGCGATGGAAAGCGAAGCCCAGATCCGTGAGAGTATTGATGGAGCGGATATGGTCTTCATCACTGCTGGGATGGGGGGGGGGACTGGAACTGGTGGAGCCCCAGTCATCTCAAGGATAGCCCGGGAATCACGCGCACTGACAGTTGGTGTCGTTACACTCCCATTCAATTTTGAAGCGAGTAAACGTCGTCGTTTAGCAGAAGAAGGCATTGAAGAACTGCAAAAGCACGTCGATACGCTGATTATCATTCCCAATAATAATCTGTTGGGAATAATTGATCAACGTACCTCCTTGATGGAAGCGTTCAGTTTTGCTGATGATGTCCTTCGGCAAGGTATTCAAGGAATTTCAGATCTGATCACGTTAGACGGCATTGTCAATCTGGACTTTGCTGATGTCCGTACAGTCATGGAAAACAAGGGCAAGGCGGTGATGGGGACAGGCCGAGCCTCCGGTGACAAGCGTGCTAGAAGAGCAGCAGAACGAGCCATACAAAGTCCACTTCTAAGTGATTGCAATATTAGAGGGGCTCGAGGCATTCTGATGAATGTTGTCGGCAGCGAAACCATGACACTACATGAAGTTCATGAGGCGTCATCATTTATTGAAGAACAAGGTCATGAAGATGCTGTGATCATTTGGGGTGCTTCCATTAATCCAAGCTTGGGTGATGAGATTTTGATTACGGTGATTGCAACAGGATTTGATAATCAACCATCTGTTTCAACGAAAAGTTCTGCTGAAGAAATTATCAAAGAGGTTCCAGAGTCGCCAATTGCCGAGGAGCAAATACCGGATATAAAAGAGGTAGAAATTGAGCCGGAGAGGATGGTTGGATTTGAGCCTTCAGAACCCACGATCGCTTTAGTGACTGAAGAAGAGGAAGAAGTAGAGGTAGAGGAAGTAAATGAATCAAATACCCCAGCGATCGTTTTCACCCTAGAACCAGAAGTGATTGAAGAAGAGGAATCATCATTTGCACCAGAGGAAGAGCCTAGAATCAGCTTCGTAGCCGAAACCGACCAGGCTGAGCATCTAATTGAAAAGAATGAAATTCAACCAGAACCGATTCCTACTCTAAGTCTAGATGCAGTAGAGGAAGGAATCCCAGAGGTTGCAGATGATGAATCGAAAGAACCTCCTTTTTATTCTCTAGGCGGAAGTGAAGTTGGTGATGAAGAGGTTGAACCTGTGATATATGTTGCCGCACCAACAAATCACTTTCTAGAGGAAAGGGTTCCGCTAGAGGAACCAGACGAAGCAGTAGGCCAGGTTGAAGCAATTCCAACAATCCAAAAAACAAATGCTCCACCGGATAGAAATGAAGACTCTGTTATCGTAGAAACTGTGGAACCAGTAATTGCAGTGGCAACTGCTTCAGGTGCAAGGATAAGGCGACCAGAAGTAGTAGAAACTGAGACAACCCCAAAGGAAATTTTTAACTCGTCTGCAGCTAAGAAGTTGACGGATGCTCATAAGCGGCGATCTCAAGAACTCAAAGAGATGTCCAGAACTACTGAAAGCATTGTAAATAATGTTGATGTGACGGGGAAGACTACGATCTCGACTGCTAATCCAACTCTAACTGCGCAACCGACCATTCGGGGGTTTCAGAACCGCAGGGACTTTCACAAAAATTTAGACATTCCGACTTTCATTCGTAAAAAACTCTCACCGCCAAGTAACTGA
- the ftsA gene encoding cell division protein FtsA, with product MPSKSKSTNLVVGLDIGTTKICAIAVDANSKEQLHVVGVGTAKSEGLRKGVVVNIEKTVNSIKKAIEECELMCGQQINSVYAGIAGHHIKGQNSRGMVTVHNRTVSEEDIRRVIDAAQVLIPNDREVLHILPQEFIVDEQDGVQNPLEMAAALLEVKVHIVTGSVTSAQNIVKCCNQAGLEVDDIVLEPLASSQAVLSPDEQEVGVVLVDIGGGTTDITIYSEGSIVHTAVLALGGNHLTHDIAIGLSTPLAEAEEIKHEHGVAMVDLVGSEETIHVPSVGGRNNRSVQKQVLAEIIEARFREIFEFIAQEIEKSEYRSVMASGVVITGGTCIMPGADGLASQVLNLPVRVGFPENVAGLQELIYSPKYATSVGLVRYGINSNQGKLNFSGDDTNMFHKVARRMKEWLHEFF from the coding sequence ATGCCATCTAAGAGCAAAAGCACTAATCTGGTTGTTGGTTTAGATATCGGCACTACCAAGATTTGCGCAATTGCTGTCGATGCCAATAGTAAAGAACAATTACATGTTGTCGGTGTAGGAACTGCCAAATCAGAAGGTTTGCGCAAGGGCGTCGTCGTTAACATTGAAAAGACTGTCAATTCGATCAAGAAAGCTATCGAAGAGTGCGAATTGATGTGCGGTCAGCAGATCAATTCTGTCTATGCTGGAATTGCTGGGCATCACATCAAGGGACAAAATAGCCGGGGAATGGTTACGGTACACAATCGTACTGTCTCTGAAGAAGATATTCGAAGAGTGATTGATGCGGCACAAGTCTTGATTCCAAACGATCGCGAAGTTCTCCATATTTTGCCGCAAGAGTTCATTGTTGACGAACAAGATGGGGTTCAAAATCCCCTTGAAATGGCAGCAGCCCTACTTGAAGTAAAAGTCCATATTGTCACGGGATCTGTTACTTCAGCTCAAAATATCGTAAAATGCTGTAATCAGGCTGGTTTGGAAGTTGATGATATTGTGCTAGAGCCCTTGGCTTCCAGTCAGGCTGTCCTGAGTCCAGATGAGCAGGAAGTTGGGGTCGTTTTGGTAGACATAGGGGGTGGCACAACCGATATCACAATCTATTCGGAAGGCAGTATCGTCCATACAGCCGTGCTAGCCTTAGGAGGAAACCATCTCACCCATGACATTGCAATAGGCTTAAGTACACCTCTAGCTGAAGCAGAAGAGATCAAACATGAGCATGGAGTTGCCATGGTTGATCTTGTAGGGAGTGAAGAAACAATCCATGTCCCGAGTGTTGGGGGACGAAACAACCGTAGCGTTCAAAAGCAGGTCTTGGCTGAAATCATTGAAGCCCGTTTCCGTGAGATCTTCGAATTCATCGCCCAAGAGATTGAGAAATCAGAATATCGCAGTGTGATGGCATCTGGCGTCGTGATAACAGGTGGAACCTGCATCATGCCCGGGGCAGATGGCCTAGCTTCACAAGTCCTAAATCTTCCAGTAAGGGTGGGATTCCCAGAGAATGTTGCAGGTCTACAGGAACTAATCTACTCTCCAAAATATGCTACCAGTGTCGGCCTGGTGCGCTATGGAATCAATAGTAATCAAGGAAAACTGAACTTCAGTGGTGACGACACAAATATGTTCCACAAAGTCGCCCGAAGAATGAAGGAATGGTTGCATGAATTTTTCTAA
- the trkA gene encoding Trk system potassium transporter TrkA produces MENENVLILGLGGVGMHLTKRLSNEGHAVTVIETDPHLLRQASEQLDVRIVSGNSMQLQLWEHARAKQMDLMLAVTNDDATNMMAGLIADKYGIRRKIARVRSLDFEKGSLLPAEELKIDLMVHPEELVAKEIERLVLRAAGNDMIDVCEGRMKVLGLRVTEQTPIVWKTPRELAAVYPFSFRLVAIARGITTMIPGANEVVRPFDQVFLFALEQDIPRIMREMGVQQRTLQRVMILGGGRIGRRVAQLLEGSMSVVLVEKDIHTAEELAGLLRNTQVIHGDGTDANTLITANLDEMDTFIATTGENETNIISCLLSKHLMNKQNRDPNGSVGKTIALVNKEDYLVLASTIGLDIALNTKISAANEILKFIRRSELLSVAHLHGVDAEVVELLAPSGSLITKKPLRKLANYMQDHKILVGGVESGGEWQVAVGDTHIQPGDRVIAVCPSLNLNDVRRLFQ; encoded by the coding sequence ATGGAAAATGAAAACGTCCTAATTCTTGGGCTAGGTGGGGTTGGCATGCATCTGACCAAAAGATTGAGTAACGAAGGACATGCTGTCACAGTGATTGAAACAGATCCCCATCTGCTCCGTCAAGCCAGTGAACAACTGGATGTTCGGATTGTCTCGGGCAACTCCATGCAATTGCAACTTTGGGAGCATGCTCGGGCGAAGCAAATGGATTTGATGCTAGCTGTCACAAATGATGACGCCACAAACATGATGGCTGGGCTGATTGCGGATAAGTACGGAATCAGAAGGAAGATTGCTCGGGTACGTTCGCTGGATTTTGAAAAAGGAAGCCTACTGCCGGCAGAAGAACTCAAGATTGATCTGATGGTTCACCCAGAGGAACTGGTCGCGAAGGAAATCGAGCGATTAGTATTGAGGGCTGCTGGAAATGACATGATTGATGTCTGCGAGGGACGAATGAAAGTGCTTGGTCTACGTGTGACCGAGCAAACTCCCATCGTTTGGAAAACTCCCAGAGAACTAGCTGCTGTTTATCCTTTCTCATTTCGCTTGGTTGCAATCGCTAGGGGCATCACTACGATGATTCCTGGAGCCAATGAGGTCGTGAGACCTTTTGACCAGGTCTTCTTGTTTGCTCTTGAACAAGACATCCCCCGCATCATGCGTGAGATGGGAGTGCAGCAGCGGACTCTTCAAAGAGTGATGATTCTAGGTGGTGGCCGGATCGGTCGTCGTGTGGCCCAACTGCTAGAAGGTTCAATGAGTGTGGTGCTGGTTGAAAAAGATATTCATACAGCAGAAGAATTGGCAGGGCTGCTGAGGAATACTCAGGTGATTCACGGGGATGGTACAGACGCCAATACATTGATCACCGCCAATCTTGATGAAATGGACACTTTCATTGCGACAACCGGAGAGAATGAGACCAACATCATCAGTTGTCTTCTATCCAAGCACCTTATGAATAAGCAGAATCGGGATCCAAACGGAAGTGTGGGGAAAACAATTGCGCTAGTCAATAAGGAGGATTACCTCGTGCTAGCCTCTACAATTGGTTTGGACATCGCACTGAATACCAAAATTTCTGCGGCTAATGAAATCTTAAAATTCATACGCCGGAGTGAATTGTTGTCAGTGGCACACTTGCATGGAGTGGATGCTGAAGTTGTAGAGTTGCTCGCCCCATCCGGTTCCTTGATTACTAAAAAACCTCTCCGAAAATTAGCGAATTACATGCAGGATCATAAAATCCTAGTTGGAGGTGTTGAATCAGGTGGTGAGTGGCAGGTGGCCGTTGGTGATACCCACATTCAACCAGGAGATCGGGTGATTGCGGTATGTCCATCGCTGAATTTGAACGATGTCCGTAGACTGTTTCAATGA
- a CDS encoding ribose-phosphate pyrophosphokinase — translation MDHHSNYLLVSNVSDASFAIGVAHARSQKIDISDIVGLKTFVNSEFCPRFLLDDPTEENLGFGLQGKSVYILSTSSAHYTRNELAMRNCLLASAAKENGAEFVALVEPDLFYSAQDRGPRTRNHPQALDFTSKVKFVGQPCSAELYARMLKAAGVDLVMTVHNHKPEVVKEIYQNVFAGEQSTGKPRYINLDIAHIVANYVLRSGLVRLWNYGEHVGFVAPDDGAVDFVRKVQEFSGLRNSLLVTMKKTRHGQRDVEIDASNDVSLLKNRDVFILDDMVRTGGTIAASVKMLAENPSCAPEKIFFYSTHTYICPEARENLNSPYLTQFITTNTIPNVLNRDDQGRLRKKTVVLKLEPWIGHAVQHCLEYGENPDEIYDASSVGHADGFYAVDISSKNPISDRSQLGQYEMMI, via the coding sequence ATGGATCATCACAGCAATTATCTGCTTGTCTCAAATGTGAGTGACGCCTCATTTGCAATCGGTGTCGCCCACGCCCGCTCTCAAAAAATCGATATCTCTGATATTGTTGGCCTAAAAACCTTCGTCAACAGCGAGTTTTGTCCTCGTTTCCTGCTGGATGATCCTACTGAGGAGAATCTTGGCTTTGGGCTTCAAGGCAAGTCTGTATATATCCTCTCCACCAGTTCCGCACACTACACTCGCAATGAGTTGGCGATGCGCAATTGTCTACTCGCTTCAGCTGCCAAAGAAAATGGGGCTGAGTTCGTTGCCTTGGTCGAACCAGATCTTTTCTATTCAGCCCAAGACCGAGGACCAAGAACTCGTAACCATCCACAAGCTTTAGATTTTACTTCCAAGGTGAAATTTGTTGGGCAACCTTGTTCTGCAGAACTCTACGCACGGATGCTAAAGGCTGCTGGAGTTGATTTAGTGATGACTGTTCACAATCACAAGCCAGAGGTAGTGAAAGAGATTTATCAAAATGTTTTTGCAGGTGAGCAATCAACCGGGAAACCACGTTATATTAATTTGGATATCGCTCATATTGTTGCAAATTATGTGTTGAGATCCGGATTGGTTCGGCTGTGGAATTACGGTGAGCATGTTGGCTTTGTTGCCCCAGATGATGGAGCTGTTGATTTTGTGAGGAAGGTTCAGGAATTTTCTGGATTGCGAAACTCTTTACTTGTCACGATGAAGAAGACACGCCATGGTCAACGAGATGTGGAGATTGATGCTTCTAATGATGTGAGCCTTCTCAAAAATCGGGATGTCTTCATTCTAGATGATATGGTCCGTACTGGAGGCACCATTGCAGCCAGTGTGAAAATGTTGGCCGAAAATCCATCATGTGCCCCAGAGAAAATATTCTTCTACAGCACCCACACCTACATCTGTCCAGAGGCACGAGAGAATCTCAATTCTCCCTACCTGACACAATTCATCACAACCAACACTATTCCAAATGTTCTCAACCGGGACGATCAAGGTCGACTGCGCAAAAAGACTGTTGTACTGAAATTGGAACCCTGGATTGGGCATGCTGTTCAACATTGCCTGGAGTATGGAGAAAACCCAGATGAAATCTATGATGCTTCTAGTGTTGGGCATGCGGATGGATTCTATGCAGTAGACATTTCTTCCAAGAATCCGATTTCCGACCGCTCTCAACTTGGTCAATATGAGATGATGATCTGA
- a CDS encoding Do family serine endopeptidase, giving the protein MISYSHPKLFPSSPISLPKTFLLLLIIAVTAAVTVGFVHAQSKDDLQALIRASKTRAALVQNVKQAVVHIKVEKEIANTGRNTPNNPRDLYNDEFFERFFPGMRPPRGRGNDRFRQEGMGSGSIVRSDGFILTNHHVVGEADKITVQLFDGRELEAKLIGTDPESDISVIKVDEEGMPTLVMGDSKEILVGESVIAVGNPFGLTQTVTFGIVSAKGRTGIGITEYEDFIQTDAAINPGNSGGPLINLEGKIVGVNTAIFTRSGGYQGIGFAVPINMARRIMNDLIDEGRVSRGWLGVGIQDVTPELAKAFRLKDNKGTLITGVMPGTPAEKAGLQKGDVVLKLNGEVVENSNALRNEIADARADATVELELVRDGTPMRMMVTLDERPKQPSRMAIPQEPPTPTPQLGFSVQELTPEMAERLGYTQLQGGVVITEVEPDSSASEAGLRAGMLVVEMDRQNIDNLADFRRVGSERSLQDGILLLVRTQQGSQYIFLQGD; this is encoded by the coding sequence ATGATTAGCTACTCCCATCCGAAACTGTTTCCATCCTCCCCCATTTCGCTTCCTAAGACTTTCTTACTCTTACTCATCATTGCTGTTACAGCTGCTGTTACAGTAGGGTTTGTGCATGCTCAGTCAAAAGATGACCTGCAAGCTTTGATTCGGGCTTCGAAGACCCGAGCTGCTCTTGTACAGAATGTTAAGCAAGCTGTTGTGCACATCAAGGTTGAGAAGGAGATTGCAAACACTGGCAGAAATACTCCGAATAATCCTCGTGATCTTTACAATGATGAATTTTTTGAGCGTTTCTTTCCAGGTATGCGACCCCCAAGAGGTCGAGGCAATGACCGATTCCGTCAGGAAGGAATGGGATCTGGTTCAATTGTCCGTTCGGATGGCTTTATTCTCACCAATCACCATGTTGTTGGAGAAGCGGACAAGATCACTGTTCAATTGTTTGATGGCAGGGAACTTGAGGCCAAGTTAATTGGTACTGATCCCGAGTCTGACATCTCAGTTATTAAAGTTGATGAGGAAGGAATGCCCACACTGGTGATGGGAGACTCAAAAGAAATTTTGGTAGGAGAGTCCGTCATAGCTGTAGGAAATCCATTTGGTCTCACACAGACGGTGACTTTTGGAATTGTCAGTGCCAAGGGCCGCACCGGAATAGGAATTACTGAATACGAAGATTTCATTCAAACAGATGCTGCGATCAATCCCGGAAATAGTGGTGGTCCCTTGATTAACTTGGAGGGCAAAATTGTCGGAGTGAATACAGCGATCTTCACCAGAAGCGGAGGCTATCAAGGTATTGGCTTTGCGGTTCCGATTAACATGGCTCGCCGAATTATGAATGACCTGATTGATGAGGGTCGAGTTTCCAGGGGATGGTTGGGTGTTGGGATTCAAGATGTTACCCCTGAGCTAGCCAAGGCCTTCCGACTGAAGGATAACAAAGGGACACTGATCACGGGGGTTATGCCCGGGACACCCGCCGAAAAAGCAGGTCTTCAAAAGGGAGACGTGGTTCTGAAACTCAACGGTGAAGTTGTTGAGAACAGCAATGCCCTCAGAAACGAGATCGCTGACGCCCGAGCAGATGCAACTGTTGAATTAGAATTGGTTCGCGATGGTACCCCAATGCGAATGATGGTGACTTTGGATGAGCGTCCCAAGCAGCCATCAAGAATGGCAATTCCTCAGGAACCACCTACACCAACTCCACAACTTGGTTTCTCAGTTCAAGAATTGACTCCAGAGATGGCAGAACGCCTGGGCTATACACAGCTACAAGGCGGTGTTGTAATTACTGAAGTAGAACCAGATTCTTCGGCCTCTGAAGCAGGGCTGAGGGCTGGAATGCTTGTGGTGGAAATGGACCGCCAGAATATAGACAATCTAGCTGATTTTCGGCGTGTGGGCAGTGAACGTTCCCTGCAAGATGGAATCTTGCTGCTGGTGAGAACTCAACAAGGTTCTCAATATATCTTTTTGCAGGGGGACTGA
- the proS gene encoding proline--tRNA ligase has product MAKNITPRSENYSQWYLDVIKAGQLADYAPVKGCMVIRPSGFAIWEAMQARLDRMFKETGHVNAYFPLLIPQEFLNREAEHVEGFSPECVVVTIGGGKELEEPLVIRPTSETVIGHMYAQWINSYRDLPVLINQWANVMRWEKRTRLFLRTSEFLWQEGHTAHETYEEAQEETLKMLEVYRSFQEDDLAIPVIPGKKSEAEKFPGALSTYTVEAMMQDGKALQSATSHNLGQNFAKAFEIQFLDRNNQQSLAWTTSWGSSARMIGGLIMTHSDDDGLILPPRIAPVPVALVPIFSNDQERSQTLEFAEKIKQRLAEHLDHLRIQIDDRDNLRPGDKFFHWIQQGVPVRVEIGPRDVKQQSAMVARRDVRDKKLIPLDEIADHVMMLLQQIQQDLYQRALDFREANTRTAKSYGEFKEILEQEGGFIRAHWNGSREVEDQIKNETKATIRCIPMNDQPGAGKCMLTGEPSKQEVIFAIAY; this is encoded by the coding sequence ATGGCCAAGAATATTACCCCACGAAGTGAAAACTACTCCCAGTGGTATCTAGATGTTATCAAAGCAGGTCAGCTGGCTGATTACGCTCCTGTCAAGGGATGCATGGTAATTCGCCCGAGCGGATTTGCGATCTGGGAAGCAATGCAGGCTCGGCTGGACAGAATGTTCAAAGAAACGGGACATGTAAATGCATATTTCCCGCTGTTGATTCCTCAAGAGTTCCTGAATCGAGAAGCTGAGCATGTTGAGGGATTCAGCCCAGAGTGTGTGGTGGTGACGATTGGTGGAGGTAAAGAGTTGGAAGAACCATTGGTCATTCGTCCGACTTCTGAAACAGTGATCGGGCACATGTATGCGCAGTGGATCAATAGCTACCGAGATTTGCCGGTTTTGATCAACCAGTGGGCTAATGTGATGCGTTGGGAAAAGCGAACCCGACTTTTTCTGAGGACTTCTGAATTCCTTTGGCAAGAGGGACACACCGCCCATGAAACTTACGAGGAAGCTCAGGAAGAGACACTCAAGATGCTGGAGGTGTATCGAAGCTTTCAGGAGGACGATCTGGCGATTCCTGTAATTCCTGGCAAGAAATCAGAGGCAGAGAAGTTTCCTGGTGCTCTATCTACTTACACTGTGGAAGCGATGATGCAGGATGGTAAAGCTCTTCAGAGTGCGACGTCCCATAATCTGGGGCAAAATTTTGCCAAGGCTTTCGAAATTCAGTTCTTGGATCGAAACAACCAGCAATCACTGGCTTGGACTACTAGTTGGGGGAGTTCCGCACGTATGATTGGGGGACTGATCATGACCCACTCTGATGATGATGGACTTATCCTACCACCACGTATTGCCCCGGTGCCAGTTGCTCTAGTACCCATCTTTTCAAACGATCAGGAACGGAGCCAGACGCTTGAATTTGCTGAGAAGATCAAGCAACGTTTAGCAGAACATTTGGATCACTTGAGAATTCAAATTGATGATCGAGACAATCTTCGACCTGGAGATAAGTTCTTCCATTGGATTCAGCAAGGAGTGCCAGTGAGAGTGGAAATTGGTCCAAGAGATGTCAAGCAGCAGTCTGCAATGGTTGCACGAAGAGATGTGCGTGATAAAAAGTTGATACCCTTAGATGAGATTGCAGATCACGTGATGATGCTGTTGCAGCAGATCCAGCAGGATCTTTATCAGCGAGCTCTTGATTTCCGTGAGGCAAATACCCGAACAGCCAAGAGTTATGGAGAATTCAAAGAGATTCTCGAGCAGGAAGGTGGGTTTATCAGGGCTCACTGGAATGGTTCGAGAGAAGTCGAGGATCAGATCAAAAATGAGACCAAGGCAACGATTCGATGCATCCCTATGAACGATCAGCCTGGAGCTGGTAAGTGCATGTTGACTGGGGAACCCTCCAAGCAAGAAGTAATTTTTGCAATTGCCTACTGA